GATCCTCGTCGGCGTCGTCTTGCCGCTGCTGCCCGGGCTCCCCGTCATCCCGTATACGACGGTTACGCCATTCGGTATCTGGTTGGCCGTCGTCGCCGTCTCCTCGATCTCGTACGCGAGTTACCTGCTGCAGCGCTTCGTCCTTCCGCACGGCGGAATGCTGGTGAGCTCGATTCTCGGCGGACTCATTTCGTCGACGGCAACGACCGTCGTGCTTTCGCGCCGGTCGCGCGACGAAGGGATGACGCCGCCGCTGCAAGCCGGCATCGTCGCCGCAACGGCGGTGATGTACCTGCGGATCCTGATGGTATGCGCGCTCTTCAACCTCGCACTGGCCCGGCTGCTGGTGTTGCCGCTGATTGCGCTTGCGGCAGTGAGCGCGCTGGCCGCAGCCCAGCGAGCACGCTCGCACGGAGCCGCGCCGGCCGAAGGTGACTTCTCGAATCCGCTGCAGCTGTCGACCGCGCTGATTTTCGCCGCGCTCTTCGTTGTCGTCTCGATGCTCGCGACCTTCGCGCAGCATACCTTTGGCCATGCTGGGGTCTACGTTCTCGCCGCGATCGTCGGCGTCACGGATATCGACCCATTCGTGCTGAGCCTCGCGCAAGGCGGCGCCGCCGGAGTCGGACTGAGTACGGCCGCCGCCGCGATTCTGATCGCGTCATCGTCGAACAACGCGCTCAAGGCGGGGTATACGCTCGCGTTTTCGCGCCAGCGCGCGGGCGCGATTCCGGCCGCCATCCTCTCCCTGCTCGCCGTCGCCGGCGTCGCGGCAGCCTTTGTCTTCGTTCGCTAGAGCCGCGCGGCGGGAAGGTGCCGACGCCTCGGCGATAAGCGAGTAGAATGAAGCCGATTCTCGTTCCCGTCGATGGTTCCGATTGCTCGATGCACGCGCTCGATTTCGCCGTCGAGCTCGCGTCGAGTTTGGGCGCCGAGATTGTCATTTGTCACGTGCTCGACCTCGGGCGAGCCGCCGCGATGAGCGCCGGCGCCGCGCAGCTTGTCGAAGAATCGATCGAGGTTTTGCGCGCGGAAGGAAAGGAGATCATCGACCGCGCCGTCGCCCGTGCCGGCTCGAAGGTTCACGTCAGCGCGCGCGTGCCCGACGGCGCGCCCGTCGAGCAGATCGAGCGGCTTGCGGCGGAACTTCCGGCAAGCTTCATCGTGCTCGGCACCCACGGTCGCTCGGGTTTGGAGCGACTGCTCATGGGCAGCGTCGCCGAAGGCGTCGTGCGCGCGGCGTCCGTGCCCGCTATGGTCGTGCCGTGCGACGTTCAGGGCGCGAGAAAGAGGTGATCGTGTGCGGCGCAGCCGCTCGCGCCGGCAAGGCAGCGAATCGAAAACTTCGGCTTTGCAAGCGGCTGCATCGGCAACGTGTAGGCGGACAGACTGCCGTCGGCGAGCGCGAGCGTGTAAAAGAGCAGGCGCGGAGGATCGGCCGCTAGCGCGGAAACGATCGTGTTGGAATGCTCGTTCGGGAAGAGCCCTTGTACGGGCTGCAGCGGCTCGTCGAACTGGCCCATAACGTTCACCGGCGGCGATGGCGGAGAGCCCGGACTCGGCGAGCGCAGTGCGCCGGTATATTGCCCCAAGAGCAGGCTCGCTGGATTGCTTGCCGTCGGAAGGTACTGACTGGGATCGACGAAGTTCGCCTGCGCGAGGTCGAGGCCTAGCGACGACGGCTGTTTTGCGTAGGGAAAAGAGAGTTTGAAGAGACGTGCGATCGTCGTTGCCCGAGCGTAAACGTAGAGCGCCGCATTCACGTCGAAACGCGCCTGCATCAGCGTCGAAAAACCGGCGGTCTTTGAACCGGGCTGACCGAACGCAATCCGCACCGCGGCAACGCTTTTTTTCGAAATCGGCGAACGCAGCTCCGAGATCTCATGGCCGAGGTTGTTGAGCAGCCACAGGTTATCGTTCGGATCGTACTCCATATCGACGAGGTCGGCGCCGTACGGCCCGACCTCGGTAATCGCCGGCGTCAGTTTGATCGACAGCTTCGCGTGCGACTGCGCAAACGAAACGATCGGAGGCTTGAAGATGCGAATTGACTCAGTGCTCGCAAGCGCCACTTCGCCGTAGGGCCCGACGGCGATCGCCGGCGGCCCCGCGAGCCCTGGCCACTCTTCGAGCGTTCGCGCCGGTTTCGCGCCGGCGGTCAGTGGAAGGTGATACGCGTAGAAGGTTCCGAGATGGTCGACGTAGAGCCAGTTGGCCGGCGGCGTCGGGTTCGGCGGCACCGGAATACCCCCCGAGATTGGAGCCGGTCCAACGTTCGCGCAGCCGGAGACTGCGACGACCGCGGCGCCGATTCCAACGATCGCCGCAAAGATCGCGGAGAATTTCATCGGTCGAGGCTCCCGAAAACCGGTCCAGGCGGACCGCTTGGGTTACTTTGGTCTGAATCGAACAGGAAGAGCGAGAACCGCGACGCGTTATGAAACGGCAGCACGTTGCGCTTATTGAAGGAATCAACATCCGCGGGCGTGACCTGACCGCAGGGCACGGTGCTGGTGCCGGTGCCGCAAACAAAGGGCGTAGTCCCTTTGCCCGCGTAGGCGCCAAAGTTGGTGACCTGCCCGCCCAGCGAGACCGTCGCGACGTTGCCCAGCGTCGCGCTCCCGAGGCGTTTGAAATTCGTTTGCGAAGACGCGTTAAAGCTCCCGAAGTCTGCCTTGGGCACCGCCGGCGAGGCTTCGTAGAACGATAGCTGCGCCCCGCCCTTTGAGCCGCCGGGCTCTTCGAAGGTCAGAACCCGGTAGCGCGGATAGGTTCCGACGAGTACGAGCGTGTAGTTCTTGCCGCCAGTCAGCGGCGATGATTTGAACGGACCGACGCGATAACCCAGAATGTTCAGAGCCGTCATCGACTTCGTTCCGGGGGTCATAGTGAGAAACGGCGTGATTGTGCCGTAGCCGAACTGGGAGCTGATGCTCTGGCCGTTTACGCGCAGGTATGGAGAACCTATTGGTCCTGGCACCCCGTTGATGATCGTCTCGAGCTCGGGAGCCGCCTCGGCGAAGCGCACGCGGATGGTAAGGGACGCCGCAGGCGGCATTCCGCTAGAGCTCGAGCTCGAGCCGCCGCACCCGCTCAACGCCGCGATGCCGCCGGCGATCGCAAATGCAAACCTGGAAACGCTCATTCGGAATCTCCAAGATGTTAAGTTTATGCGCGCCGCACATGGCGACGCGCATAAACGTGGCTAGTTCTCGTTGCTAAGAAGTGGGCTACTGGTTGAGGCAGGGCGCATGAGATCCGCTGCCTCTGAGAGCGGTTAAGTCGGCCCGCTTTAGTTTGCTGATGAGTGGGGAGTACTCCAGCGGAGCGATAACCGTGTTAATTGCCGTTCCCGTGAAGTAGGTGATGTATTTCTTGAGGTCGTTGTAGTGCGTGCCGTTATGCTTTCCGTAGAAGTCCAGGTACGTCAGGCTGACGATCGGATACGCGCCCTTCGCCGGCTTGTAAGGACTTGCGGCGTAGAGACTCGGATTCACGAAGAGCTGACACCAGGGCGTGCTCGAGCCGAGCGAGATCGCGTCATCGCCTTCACCGTAGGTGATGGTATTGGCTTTCTGAAGAGCCAACGCCACCGCGGCGCTGTCGGTCGGCTTCACGAACGTATTGCCCGTCGTGAGGAGCGAAGCTTGAGCGACGCTTGGGTTGCTGGCCCCGGCCACCCAGGCGCCTTCGACGTAGCCCGTTGCATATGGGAAGCCCGTACCAAGCGTACCCTGAATGCCCTCGAGGACACCCGGGTTGCCGGATTCGCCTTCAAAGACCGAGCCGGAGGGCTGTGTGCCCGTCGGTCCAGTCCAGTTTCCGGAGGTAGTGACCGGGGGGAACGTCCAGGCCGCGCTCCGGCCGCCGCCCGCGTACGGGGCCTTATTGTAGGGTGCATGGAAGGTCTGATTACATCCGCTCGCGGTGTTGGCGAGATGAAGCTCGAAGGCGTAGGTCGTGCCGCTGCCGTCGGAACGATAGAAGAAGGAGATCGGCTGGTGTCCGGCAACCGCAGTGCCGCCGTTGTCAGCGGTGATAGCCGGATCATCCCAATAGCCAATCGTGCCGTTAGTAATCGCGCAGGAGGTCCAGGTAGAGAGCTTCAGGACCCCGCTCCCGAGTCCCGTAAGCCCGTGCCCGGAGGTGTTGATGTATCCGTAGGAGACCGGGCCGCCGAAGACCGGGATCTCGAACGGCTGGCCGTAGGTCGACGCATAGTTCGTGTTGTAAGGCGTTCCTGAGCCGCAGCACTCCGTTGAGGCAAGGCCGGCGTCGCTGCCGACGAAGTCGATCGGATCTTTACGACCACCGAACCCGACCGGGCTGAGCCCAAGGGCCGCGCAAGCACTCGCGCCGACCGATACCGCGCCCGTAAACTCTTTGCGGCCCGTGCCGCTGCCGGTGCTGCAGTAGTAGACTTGGTGGCTGTTCCCGAAGGTCTGCTCCGCACCGTAGTTTACCGAGCCAGGCGGAGGCGCGGCTTGGGATTGAGTGTAGAGGCCCGTCGGCTGGTTTCCGAGGTTATAGGCGTAGTCCGCAAAACTAGAACCTCCCGCGTGGAGGTCGTGAGCGCTGGTATCGTCGCGATGGACGCGCCCCTGCTGCGCAAGGTTCGGCAGCGTGGACATGCCCGAAGCGGGCGCGGTGTTGCCGCCGCTGCACGCACTAAGCGCGAGCGCCGGCAGTACCGCCGCCGTCAGGGCAAAGAGGATCTTTCTCATGTGGATCTTGTTCCTTTATCGAGCGTTTTGGTGCTTGAAAGGGAATCGTTCCGGCGCGCGAGCGCCGGTAACCGGACCGGCCGTGGCCGAACCGGAAACTGAGGTGATGGCGAGTGCTACGGGGCCGTCGAGCCGCGTCGCGGAACCGGCGATGCGCAGCGCCGGCTTGACGACGCCCTGGCCAGTTGATGCGAACTCGTCGATCGCGTCGTTGAACGTGTCGACCGCAAATAGCGTCGAGCCGCCGTAGATCTGTATCTCGGGAAAGTAGAAGAGCAGCGGATTGAACGTGTCCGTACACTCCGTACCCGCAGCTTTGATGCCGTCGAGCGTTAACGTACGAAGCGGCGCGTTGTCCGTGCTGCCGCTCTGCGCGCCGGCGGCATAGACGTTCACCGCGGCCTGGCACGTCGTGCCGTTGCCGCTCCCGTTCTTGACGACGTTGGCGATGAATATCTCCCCACTATTGTTGAGAGCAACATCGGTCGTCTCGCCGGCATTGAGCTTCGTCTTCGCGTCCCAGGGAATGATCCGCGACGGGGACGCACCAGGATTGCCGATGTCGTCGGCAGATGCGGTGTACATACCGTACGCATTGCTGAATCCCAGCTTGAACGTGCCGTTGGTATAAACGTTACCGGCCGAATCAACGCTGAGCCCCGTTGGCCCGGAATAGTGGATCGTCGGCGAGTTGAACGCGAAAGCGTCTTCGGGTGTGGCCTGTCCCGAACTGCCCGCGGCGTAGAGCAGAACCGCGTCGCCGCCATTTTTGTCGACGGTCGTCGCGCCATAGGTTACCAGGCGGCCCGTAGGATCGAAGGCGATGAAGATTGGAAAGAGCGCCGTGCTCGAACTCGGGCTCGCGGTCAGCACCGCGCTTGGCTGATCGCCGCCGCTCGCCGTCGCCGCGTAGATCGCGATCTCGTTGCCCGTATCGGGAGCGCCGGTCGCGGGATTGTAGCCAAGGCTGTTGTCGAAGTAGCCGACGTAAATGTTCCCCGCCGAATCGACGGCGAGGCTGACGGCGTAGAGCTGCTTATCGAGCGACAAGGTCCGCGTCGGAGACGCGTTGCCCTCGGACTTACCGTCGTACTCGGTGATCGTCGCACCTTGACCGCCGCCCGAGCCCAAATTGAGCGCATAGATCGTTCCCACCGGCGGCGGCGGCTGTTTGCCGGTTAGGGGGAAGCTCGCGCTTGCGCTGATCGAGCTCGGACCGTCGACATCGGCGGCAACGGAGACCGAACCGGCTTGCGTATCGCCGTCGTACGTCATCGTGAGCCCCGAGGCTGGTTTGGCGATCGAAAGCGTCTCGCCGGAGCGCTTGCCGTCGTGCAAACGGAAGGCGTTGTCCGTGTCGCCCTGCACGGCGAGCGCGATCGGCTGCGAATAAGCACTCGGCCCGACGATCAGCGCGCGGCTGGCGTCGTAGGCGTCGAGCGTAACCGCGACGGTCGCCCGCTGCCCGCGCTTTCCTTTATTAGGAACGAGGGAGAGCTTCAGCGAGGCGATGACGCCGCCGAGCGTCAATGGGACGCGGTTGCTGATCCCGAGGTTTCCGTTGTCGCCGGAAATTTTTGCTTCGATCGTGCCGACCGAAAGCACCTTTCCAGTCGCCCCCGGGCCGTCGTAGGCGGTCACGCTGAAGACGTCTTCTCCGGGAGAGCCCTTTGCCGTCGACGTGCACAGCGTCTCTTGCGCGTTCCCTTTGCAGTCGTGCGACTTCGGCAGCGTGTTCATGATCGTCGGATTTACGCCGGTCACGCCGCTGCCGCCGACCGAGAGGAGCACGATCGAGAGCGACTGCGTGTTGTACGAGAGATAGTTCGGCCGCGCGCCGCCGCGCGGCGGGATCGTTACCGTCACCTTCACGTCGACGAGCTTCGTGGGGGGCGGCCCGCCGTGGCCAGGCGTTCCGACGACCGGACCATTAGGCGTGCTGAAATTTCCGCCGCAACCCGAGGCTGCGACGAGCACCGCGATCGCACCGAGCGAACGAAGTCGAATTCCGACGCGGTTTGAGCAGATCATGGATAGAGCCCAAAGAGCTTATCGGAGGTGCTCACGTCGGCTTGCCCGTTGGGCCCCTTGATCAGCGGCAGCTCCGAAAGATTCTGCGGATAGGACGATTCGTACGCCGGGTAGTCGAGCGCGGCAGCGTAAACATCGTAACTCTGGCCGTGACAGATCGTCGGCGTCTTCTGCCCCGACTCCGTAAGCGGCCCGAGGTCGTCGGCGAGCACTAACGTTTGCGTTCCGGGCTTATGCGTGACGAGCGTGTAGTAGGAATCCGTCGTGTGGGACTGAGCGCAGACGCCGTTGCCGCCGTGTAGCGCAAACACCTCGACCAGCGATTCGCTCGCACCGGTCGGAACCGTCAGCGCGAGCTTTCCGCCGCCCTTGCCGTCCGGCGAGAACGCGGGCGTTCCAAAGGGCGGCAGCGGTTTGAGCGATCCCAGCTGCGCGCCCGCTGCGAGGATCCCGGGCGGCGGCGTCGGCGAGCCGTTTGGATTGGGGCTCGGCGTGGGATTCGCCGGCGTGTCGAACGACGGCGGCACCGCTGCATAGAAGTGGTATGCGCCGACCACCGGCTGCACCGCAAAGGTCGTAAAGCCTAGCGAATAGCCCAGCCATCCCAGCGCGATCAACGTCGGTCCGGCTTGCGGGAATGCCGGCGGACCGCCATACCAGAGCTCCAGGTTGTTACCGTAGATCGGAAGCGTGTACGCCTGATAGAGCGGTGTGGTTCCGTTGACCGGCCCCGAATCGGAGTTGCAGGGACAGAGGCCATAGCCGAAGGCGCCGCTCGAGGCCTGCTTGAGACCGCGCAGGGGTCCGATCCATGTCGACTGATTGAGCGTGCCCCAGGTAATGTGATTGGTTCCCAGATCGTTGCCGGCGTTCTGCACCTCCTGGCCCGTCTGCGTCGAAATCAGAACGTCGAAGGTCGTTGGGCCGATGATCATCGGAACGTTGTAGAGCGTTCCGGAAAGGCCGTTGGATTGGCGCAGCGTCGCGACTTCGTTCAGTCCGTAGGCGATCTTCGAGCCATTCGCCGACGCCAGCGTCGCGACGCCGACGGCAAACTGGAGCTTCGAATTCGCCGCGGGATCGACCGAGGTTTGCAACGGTTCGGAGGCGCCTCCGTTTCCGCAGCCGGCAAGTAACGCGGCGCCAAGCGCGGCCGCGCTCAAAGCAAAGAACGCTGCGAACGATCGGGTCATATCTTCACCTGGTAGTAGAACCGAAACGATATCGGCGGAAGATTCGGATACGTCAAGTACGGCGACGAGCTGTGCGCGGAGACGTCCGGCGGTGCGTACGGTGCCGTCGAATAGGTGCAGGGCGCGTTGCCGCTTGCCAAGCCGGTGCTCACCGGCGCGCCGTAGCAGCCGTTGTAAACCGGCACGTTGTACAGCTGATTGAAGAGGTTGACGACCTGCAGCCCAAAGACGGACTGGCTGAGCACCTTCATCTGGGTCGGCGGGCGGTACTCGACGGTGAGGTCGACGTCAACCCGCGGCGTGGTGAGCAATCCGCCGGCGAGGCCCGGTTCGTGAATGCCGCGGGTCGCCGCGATGTTCGGCTTCGTGCACGTACCGGGATCGAGCGGATCGATGTACCCCGGCGTTTGGGAGTAGATGACCGAGAGGCTGGACGAAGGGACGATGACGGGAACGCCGTTGCAGTAGACCGCCGTGTAGTAACCCTGCCCGTATGGATAGCCGACGTTGAAGCCGATCACCGGATCGATTCGCCAACCGTGCGCGCTCTTATAGTCGAAGGCGGCGTTCATCTGGAACGGCGAGAGATCGGGAGAGCGATAGACGGTCCCGAGCGCGAGCGCCGCCGGCTGCAGGAACGTCCCGGGCGGCTCGTTGCCGAACTGGCTGATGTAGGTCGCGCCGATCTGCATCGAGATGCCGACCGGAACGTCGCGATTGTAGAGCGCCTCGATGCCCGTCGCCTTTTGAATGCCCAAGTTCGAGTATTGAACGTCGCCGAATACCGGCGAACCGGTCTGGTAGTTGTAGCCGATGATCTGCGCCGTCTGCTCGATGACGTTGTATCCGCGGCGGTAGAACGGCGTGAGTTTGATCGCCGAGCCGTCACGAAACTCGTGCGCCCAAGAAAGATCGAAGTTGGTGAAGGTCGCCCCGACGAGCGGCGCTTCCAGCGTCGAGCTGCCGTAGCGATAGTCGCGGGTCAGCCAGTAGAGCTGGTCGGCGTAGCTGTTGCAGAGCTGGTTGGCCAGCGGACCGCAAAAGACCGCGGCTTTGCCCGTAGAGTTGTCGTAGGACGGGATCCGCTCGAACGCCGCGTACGGCGCGCGGCTCACGTCGGCGCCGAGCAGGCTGGGAATCGGCATCGAGAGCGTGTGCCCGAAGCCCAAGCGAAACGTGTCGCGGTTATCGGGAGCGTACGAGATGTCGAAGTGCGGCTCGTAGAGACGTTGATGCTCGACGGCGGGAATCGAGGCCGGCGCGCCCACCTGTGTGGGGATCTGAAAGTTGTACCCGTCGAGGCGCAGCCCGAGTTCGGTCTTCCACTTGTTGCTCAGGTCCATGCTGTCCTGAAGGTAGGCGCCGTACTGCTGCTGGCCGACGGTCGAAATGTCTTCCTCAAACGGAAAGCGCACCCCGCCGGGAAAGTACGAGCTCAGGTAGCCGCAGTTCGAGTGCAGGCCGATCTGGCTGCAAAACGACGGCGAGAAGAAATCCTGTTCCATGCCTTGCTGAGCGGCCGGGTTGTTGTTGGGCAGCAATCCCGTATAGGTATAGGGCAGCGGCAGCGGCTGGTTCGGGTGCGTGATCGGATACGTCACGACGAACGAGGGGGTCGTAAAGGCGCTGTACGACGTGAAATCGTAGCGATTGCCGTACGGCACGACCCACTGATAGATCGCGCCGTACCTGAACAGGTTCTTCTCGCCCAGCTGCGTCGTAAAGTCGATCTGACCGGCGGTCCGCGTGCCGCCGTAGGGATCGGCAAAAATTCCTTGCGCCGGCATATCTTGCGACTGCTGTTCGAAGGTTCGGAAGTAGCGCGCCGTCACCGCGGTCGTCGCGCCCAGCTGCGCGCCGTACTCGAACTTGTAGGCGAGAAACGGGCTCTTTAGCGTATCGGGGTTCGAGACGAAAGCGTAAGTGTTCGGTTGCCCGGGGAAGAGCGGGATCAGCGAATCGCAGGCAAAGTTCTGCTGGTGCGTGTTCACGGGGCCGCCTGGGCCGTTAACCGGATACGGCGCACACCTGCCGGCGGTCGTGCCGCCTGAGATGTACGGCAGAAACTGAAATCCGCCGTAGTCGAGCGTCTGCGTGATCGCCTGGTCTTGAATGAAGAACTGCAGCCGCTGGCTGTTGTTCTTCCCGAAGCGGTAGATCGCGTTGTCGACGAAGTCGTTCGACGAGAGGTAGGAGGGAGCATAGTAGACCAGATTGGGATCGATCGTGCTGCCCAAGGTCGCGGCATTGGTGCCGAGCGTTCCCAGCGTATTGGCCGCCGTGCCGGGGATGCCGTATTGAAAGGCCTTGCGCTCGGCGATGAAGCCCGCGTAGTTCGAGAAGCGCTGCGAGGGATCGGCCCAGCCCCACTCCAGCCCCAACTGATGCAGGTAGGGAAACATCTGCGCTTCGGCATCGACGTGAAAGTAGCTCGGGTACGTGCCGTGCTTGGCCGTGAAGAGCACGAGGCCGGTTCCGGTGTCGCCGTGGGTCGCGTCGCCGCCGCCCGGTATCAGTTGCACGCTGCCGACGCCGTTGAGCAAGCCGAAATTGGAGATGTTCTGGAGCGTGTTCTGCAGGTTGGCAGAGGGCGTGGTGTAGTCGATCCCTTCGAACTCGTACGCCGCTTCAAACGCGAAGCCGCCGCGAATCGAGACCGTCCCGCTCTTGTCGATCGTGACGCTGGGAATGCTGCGCAGCAACTGGTTCTCGTTGGTGTTGAACGATTTACCTTGAACCATGTCGATCTGCGAGCCGGTAACGGTGTAGGTGTCGATCGTCATCCCGCGCTGGAAGGCACTTCCCGGCGACCGCGCGTGCGTCGAAGCGATGATCTTGAGCGTCCGCGAGATCGGCGCGTCGACCTTCTGCGCCGAACCGTTGACGACGACGACGATCGTCGAGTACGACGCGTACCCGCTCTTGGTAAACGTGATCGAGTAGTTGTCGGGCAGGACGCTCAAAAAGCGGTACTGCCCCTTCGCATCGGTCACCGTATGATAGGTCGCGCTCGGCGATTTCGCGACGACCGCGACGCCGGCAATTGGAGCGCGGGTGCGGTCGTCGGTGACGGTACCCGATACGATTCCAGCGGTCTCGGCGAGGGTGGTTGCGGCCGGGGCGGCCATGCTTAAAAAACCGAACAGCAGCACGCGCTTCTTTACGCGTAGGAGGCTTTTGAGCAAACTCTACTCCCAGAAGCAGCGGAAGGGGCGTTAAGCTCGCCGAGAGCTTCACCACCCGATGCTAGGGGATGTCCAATCGGGGTCGCATCCCGGAAGTCGCGGGTATCGTTAAGCGATGTTGAGCTAAAGTTAATGTTCCGAGGCGTTCTTGGGGTCGACGATTTGCCAGCGCGAACGCAAGCCGAGGCGACCGAGAATCGAGCTCACGTGGCGTTCCACGGTGTGCTCGCTGATCTGCAGTGCCGCGGCAACTTCGCGATTGCGCGCCCCGCGCCGGATCAGATGCGCGACCTGCTGTTCGCGACTCGTAAGCGTGGAGCCCAGCGGGCGTCCGCGCCGCCGCCGCGGGTAGTTCTCGTCCTCTTGTCTGACGAGCAGGAGCATCGCTTCGTTCATCCAGCGCCGCAGTCCGATCGCGTTGAAGGCTCGCGCGGCGTCGCCGGCGTGGTCGATGCCCGCGCCGCGTTCGCCGCACCGGAAGAGCACGTGCGCCCGCGCGAGCAAAGCGTGAGCCTTCAAATATTTACGGTTCGGCGCGGCGAACGCGCCGAGAGCGTCGGCCGCGAGGCGCGCCTCCTCGACGTCGCCGTACCGGGCTGCTAGCGAGAGCAGCTCGACGGCGCCGGTCACGCCTCGGCTGGCCAAAATGCAGCGGCGCAGCGCGATCGCCGCCACCGGATCCGGCGCCGTTTCGGTGGGTGCAAGCAGCGCGATCGTTGCGGCGATCGCGCTTTCACGAACCGTCGACCGAAGCGCGACGCCGGAAATCTCCGAGGAGGTCCACTCCCGCAGAAACGCTTCATCGCCGGACGCAACCGCGACGCCGGCGCCGGCGGCGGCCAGCAAGGCCAGCTCTTCAGGGCTGCGCACGTGCGCACGCGCACGAGTTGCGAGCTGGATCGCCCGTTCGAGCTCGCCGCTGTCGAACGCCAGGCGCGCCGCCGCGGCGGCGGCCCGGAGTTGCCACCGCAAGAGGCGCTGCGCGCCCGCGAGGCGCATCGCGTCTTCGAGCGCGGTTTTCGCGACGTCGACTTCGCCGAAAAGCACGGCGTGATGCGCCAGTCGCTCGCGCGCGCCGACCGCGAAATGAAAGCGGTTCTCGTCGATCGCGCGGTCGTGCGCCTCGCGAAAGAGATCGAAGACCGCGGAAGGCTCGGAGCTCCACGAGAGCACGACGGCGGCGCAGAGATAATCGGTCGAGTCGGGCGGCGCTTCCAGCGCTTGAAAATAGGAAGCTGCGCCTGCCGCATTGCGGGCGGCGACGAGTTGCGGCGCGATCGTGGCTGCGAGGTTGGCGTCGTCTCCGGCCAGTGCGTACACGACGGGCAATAGGCGATCGCCCACAAGTCGCGCAGCGTCGGAAAAGGAGCAGCGCGCAATCA
This genomic window from Candidatus Cybelea sp. contains:
- a CDS encoding DUF4010 domain-containing protein; this encodes MSAKARQEERLREFYPSSRMAASMAPPGVERLALLLGLALFFGFAFEGFYADEMPHRPGGVRTFPLLALAGGALYLLEPHYAAAFIAGLLVVGGWIYAHVAHQVESEAAEGSFVVPACNLLAFILGALCVTAPIWFCIAVAVAAVFLLGGRRTLHDLANRVPASEIVTAGQFLILVGVVLPLLPGLPVIPYTTVTPFGIWLAVVAVSSISYASYLLQRFVLPHGGMLVSSILGGLISSTATTVVLSRRSRDEGMTPPLQAGIVAATAVMYLRILMVCALFNLALARLLVLPLIALAAVSALAAAQRARSHGAAPAEGDFSNPLQLSTALIFAALFVVVSMLATFAQHTFGHAGVYVLAAIVGVTDIDPFVLSLAQGGAAGVGLSTAAAAILIASSSNNALKAGYTLAFSRQRAGAIPAAILSLLAVAGVAAAFVFVR
- a CDS encoding universal stress protein, producing the protein MKPILVPVDGSDCSMHALDFAVELASSLGAEIVICHVLDLGRAAAMSAGAAQLVEESIEVLRAEGKEIIDRAVARAGSKVHVSARVPDGAPVEQIERLAAELPASFIVLGTHGRSGLERLLMGSVAEGVVRAASVPAMVVPCDVQGARKR
- a CDS encoding DUF4397 domain-containing protein, with amino-acid sequence MSVSRFAFAIAGGIAALSGCGGSSSSSSGMPPAASLTIRVRFAEAAPELETIINGVPGPIGSPYLRVNGQSISSQFGYGTITPFLTMTPGTKSMTALNILGYRVGPFKSSPLTGGKNYTLVLVGTYPRYRVLTFEEPGGSKGGAQLSFYEASPAVPKADFGSFNASSQTNFKRLGSATLGNVATVSLGGQVTNFGAYAGKGTTPFVCGTGTSTVPCGQVTPADVDSFNKRNVLPFHNASRFSLFLFDSDQSNPSGPPGPVFGSLDR
- a CDS encoding substrate-binding domain-containing protein, which produces MRKILFALTAAVLPALALSACSGGNTAPASGMSTLPNLAQQGRVHRDDTSAHDLHAGGSSFADYAYNLGNQPTGLYTQSQAAPPPGSVNYGAEQTFGNSHQVYYCSTGSGTGRKEFTGAVSVGASACAALGLSPVGFGGRKDPIDFVGSDAGLASTECCGSGTPYNTNYASTYGQPFEIPVFGGPVSYGYINTSGHGLTGLGSGVLKLSTWTSCAITNGTIGYWDDPAITADNGGTAVAGHQPISFFYRSDGSGTTYAFELHLANTASGCNQTFHAPYNKAPYAGGGRSAAWTFPPVTTSGNWTGPTGTQPSGSVFEGESGNPGVLEGIQGTLGTGFPYATGYVEGAWVAGASNPSVAQASLLTTGNTFVKPTDSAAVALALQKANTITYGEGDDAISLGSSTPWCQLFVNPSLYAASPYKPAKGAYPIVSLTYLDFYGKHNGTHYNDLKKYITYFTGTAINTVIAPLEYSPLISKLKRADLTALRGSGSHAPCLNQ
- a CDS encoding TonB-dependent receptor, producing the protein MLLFGFLSMAAPAATTLAETAGIVSGTVTDDRTRAPIAGVAVVAKSPSATYHTVTDAKGQYRFLSVLPDNYSITFTKSGYASYSTIVVVVNGSAQKVDAPISRTLKIIASTHARSPGSAFQRGMTIDTYTVTGSQIDMVQGKSFNTNENQLLRSIPSVTIDKSGTVSIRGGFAFEAAYEFEGIDYTTPSANLQNTLQNISNFGLLNGVGSVQLIPGGGDATHGDTGTGLVLFTAKHGTYPSYFHVDAEAQMFPYLHQLGLEWGWADPSQRFSNYAGFIAERKAFQYGIPGTAANTLGTLGTNAATLGSTIDPNLVYYAPSYLSSNDFVDNAIYRFGKNNSQRLQFFIQDQAITQTLDYGGFQFLPYISGGTTAGRCAPYPVNGPGGPVNTHQQNFACDSLIPLFPGQPNTYAFVSNPDTLKSPFLAYKFEYGAQLGATTAVTARYFRTFEQQSQDMPAQGIFADPYGGTRTAGQIDFTTQLGEKNLFRYGAIYQWVVPYGNRYDFTSYSAFTTPSFVVTYPITHPNQPLPLPYTYTGLLPNNNPAAQQGMEQDFFSPSFCSQIGLHSNCGYLSSYFPGGVRFPFEEDISTVGQQQYGAYLQDSMDLSNKWKTELGLRLDGYNFQIPTQVGAPASIPAVEHQRLYEPHFDISYAPDNRDTFRLGFGHTLSMPIPSLLGADVSRAPYAAFERIPSYDNSTGKAAVFCGPLANQLCNSYADQLYWLTRDYRYGSSTLEAPLVGATFTNFDLSWAHEFRDGSAIKLTPFYRRGYNVIEQTAQIIGYNYQTGSPVFGDVQYSNLGIQKATGIEALYNRDVPVGISMQIGATYISQFGNEPPGTFLQPAALALGTVYRSPDLSPFQMNAAFDYKSAHGWRIDPVIGFNVGYPYGQGYYTAVYCNGVPVIVPSSSLSVIYSQTPGYIDPLDPGTCTKPNIAATRGIHEPGLAGGLLTTPRVDVDLTVEYRPPTQMKVLSQSVFGLQVVNLFNQLYNVPVYNGCYGAPVSTGLASGNAPCTYSTAPYAPPDVSAHSSSPYLTYPNLPPISFRFYYQVKI
- a CDS encoding helix-turn-helix transcriptional regulator; translation: MEAVGSEQAELLIARCSFSDAARLVGDRLLPVVYALAGDDANLAATIAPQLVAARNAAGAASYFQALEAPPDSTDYLCAAVVLSWSSEPSAVFDLFREAHDRAIDENRFHFAVGARERLAHHAVLFGEVDVAKTALEDAMRLAGAQRLLRWQLRAAAAAARLAFDSGELERAIQLATRARAHVRSPEELALLAAAGAGVAVASGDEAFLREWTSSEISGVALRSTVRESAIAATIALLAPTETAPDPVAAIALRRCILASRGVTGAVELLSLAARYGDVEEARLAADALGAFAAPNRKYLKAHALLARAHVLFRCGERGAGIDHAGDAARAFNAIGLRRWMNEAMLLLVRQEDENYPRRRRGRPLGSTLTSREQQVAHLIRRGARNREVAAALQISEHTVERHVSSILGRLGLRSRWQIVDPKNASEH